The following proteins come from a genomic window of Alosa alosa isolate M-15738 ecotype Scorff River chromosome 2, AALO_Geno_1.1, whole genome shotgun sequence:
- the LOC125310918 gene encoding T-box transcription factor TBX5-like: MACGGELSSSTKRNVEHQRDNLSEDPESVTSHQSMEGIQVDLHEKDLWTRFHAVTTEMIITKAGRRMFPSYKIRVTGLNPRAKYILLIDIIPMDSHRYKFADNKWSVSGKAEPAILGRLYVHPDSPASGAHWTRQLVSFHKLKLTNNHLDPFGHIILNSMHKYQPRLHIIKADERGGFGASNTALYTHSFPETAFIAVTSYQNHAITQLKIENNPFAKGFRGNDDLELHRLSHKSSKEYVPVPQNITRPRPPNLCPHSEPNLVGRDATEKGQEDALHSVSAAEHPCLTDTDMSVGTAAFLHHQQQQQEEHDRLCHFPRATFTSVNNNHLYCPGPASLQPCMFASSHGDSVETDWSFYPQQRFSTGQQGSGNLSYRSDSLDL; the protein is encoded by the exons ATGGCGTGTGGAGGAGAACTTTCCAGTTCAACTAAACGCAATGTTGAACACCAACGTGATAATTTGAGTGAAGATCCAGAGTCAGTTACATCACATCAG AGCATGGAGGGGATTCAGGTGGATTTGCATGAGAAAGATTTGTGGACCAGATTTCATGCTGTCACAACAGAAATGATCATTACTAAAGCAGGACG ACGAATGTTTCCCAGCTATAAAATTAGGGTGACTGGCCTAAACCCAAGGGCAAAGTATATCCTTTTGATAGATATCATACCAATGGACAGCCATCGCTACAAATTTGCAGACAATAAATG GTCCGTGAGTGGTAAAGCAGAGCCGGCCATCTTGGGCAGGCTGTACGTGCACCCCGACTCTCCCGCCTCCGGAGCACACTGGACCAGACAGCTGGTGTCCTTCCACAAACTCAAGCTCACCAACAACCACCTGgacccttttggacat ATAATTTTAAATTCCATGCATAAGTATCAACCTCGCCTTCACATCATCAAAGCGGATGAGAGGGGTGGATTTGGAGCATCAAACACGGCTCTCTACACCCACTCTTTCCCAGAGACAGCCTTCATTGCTGTGACATCCTACCAAAACCATGCA ATCACCCAACTAAAAATTGAAAACAACCCCTTTGCCAAAGGCTTCCGTGGCAATGATGACCTGGAGCTGCATCGCTTATCCCACAAATCAAG TAAGGAGTATGTACCAGTACCACAAAACATCACCAGGCCAAGACCTCCAAATCTGTGTCCTCACTCTGAACCCAACCTGGTTGGCCGAGACGCCACAGAAAAAGGACAAG AAGATGCACTTCACTCTGTGTCTGCAGCTGAGCATCCATGTTTGACAGACACCGATATGAGTGTTGGCACCGCTGCATTCcttcatcatcaacaacaacagcaggagGAGCATGATAGACTCTGTCACTTCCCCCGGGCCACTTTCACTTCAGTAAATAATAACCATCTCTACTGCCCAGGGCCAGCCTCTCTGCAGCCTTGCATGTTCGCCAGTTCACATGGGGACAGTGTGGAGACTGACTGGTCTTTCTATCCCCAACAGAGATTCTCCACTGGCCAGCAAGGTAGTGGGAACCTCAGCTACAGATCAGACTCTCTAGACCTCTAA
- the iqcd gene encoding dynein regulatory complex protein 10: protein MLSCEGQQQQTVSCSPSKTKIIRDDSHKIVDPSRKKLVSLETQRIAGILDECIRKVEMVAWLPVVLSQPGLLSVSMDMELSETLSDHWRVGERYETLERQTEGRKMPEAKEKADAAHAVHSSLQVLFRKIQACPAAGRAITNLGDLGLDRDKGFQGLTEGLCGLRSVLLERLLTTPAEERERISRMQEMSQRYHSNLELVATLEAEVAAAIKDRDEEISKKNQTIRHLKSSLHQMEKISEDFVARTRQEAEKQNQSDQKTSHGRQQSMQQDVNLLRVQLNNLLVDNREVEMGLRKRKYKVETEIENWIQKYDSDMGEKQTELEDMAEVFEEEKEELRELEEHYSMLEVEYTQVMEERRLEQQRQEEEERAREVMGRAATVIQAYWRGFRVRKATRAKAKGKKGKKGKGKKGK, encoded by the exons ATGCTTTCATGTGAAGGACAACAACAGCAAACAGTCTCTTGTTCGCCatccaaaaccaaaatcatCCGTGATGACTCCCATAAGATTGTAGACCCATCCAGAAAGAAACTGGTGTCCTTGGAAACCCAGCGTATAGCTGGTATTCTAGATGAATGCATCAGAAAAGTAGAGATGGTTGCGTGGCTGCCTGTAGTTTTATCCCAGCCAGGCTTGCTGTCTGTTAGCATGGACATGGAGCTAAGTGAAACCTTAAGTGATCACTGGAGGGTTGGCGAGAGATACGAGACTCttgagagacaaacagagggcAGGAAGATGCCAGAGGCCAAAGAAAAGGCAGACGCAGCACATGCTGTCCACTCTTCTCTCCAGGTCTTGTTCAGGAAGATCCAAGCTTGTCCCGCAGCTGGCAGAGCTATTACAAACCTGGGGGACCTGGGGTTAGACAGGGACAAGGGCTTTCAGGGGCTGACTGAGGGGCTGTGCGGGCTGAGATCGGTCCTGCTGGAACGTCTCCTCACCACCCCCGCCGAGGAGAGGGAGCGTATCAGCCGCATGCAGGAGATGTCCCAGCGATACCACAGCAACCTGGAGCTGGTGGCCACCTTGGAGGCAGAGGTGGCTGCTGCCATCAAAGACAGGGATGAGGAG ATCTCCAAGAAGAACCAGACCATCCGTCACCTGAAGAGCTCGCTGCACCAGATGGAAAAGATCTCAGAGGACTTTGTGGCCCGGACCCGTCAGGAGGCAGAGAAGCAGAACCAGTCGGACCAGAAGACGTCACATGGACGTCAGCAGAGCATGCAGCAGGACGTCAACCTGTTGAGGGTGCAGTTGAACAACCTCCTCGTGGACAACCGTGAGGTTGAGATGGGCCTACGCAAG AGGAAATATAAGGTGGAGACAGAAATTGAGAACTGGATTCAGAAGTATGACTCTGACATGGGTGAAAAACAG acGGAGTTGGAGGACATGGCGGAGGTGtttgaggaggagaaggaggagctgCGTGAGCTGGAGGAGCACTACAGCATGCTGGAGGTGGAGTACACGCAGGTGATGGAGGAGCGGCGGCTGGAGCAGCAgcggcaggaggaggaggagagggccaGAGAGGTGATGGGCCGGGCCGCCACCGTCATCCAGGCCTACTGGAGGGGCTTCCGAGTCCGCAAGGCCACGAGGGCCAAGGCCAAGGGCAAGAAGGGCAAGAAGGGCAAAGGCAAGAAGGGCAAATGA